From the Rhinolophus sinicus isolate RSC01 linkage group LG02, ASM3656204v1, whole genome shotgun sequence genome, one window contains:
- the ELFN2 gene encoding protein phosphatase 1 regulatory subunit 29 has protein sequence MLRLGLCAAALLCVCRPGAVRADCWLIEGDKGYVWLAICSQNQPPYETIPQHINSTVHDLRLNENKLRAVLYSSLNRFGNLTDLNLTKNEISYIEDGAFLGQASLQVLQLGYNKLSNLTEGMLRGMGRLQFLFLQHNLIELVTPAAFSECPSLISIDLSSNRLSRLDGATFAGLASLMVCELAGNPFNCECDLFGFLAWLVVFNNVTKNYDRLQCESPREFAGYPLLVPRPYHSLNAITVLQAKCRNGSLPARPASHPTTPYATYAQREPDENSGFSPDDILSAEPPASSTTDASAGPAIKLHHVTFTSATLVVIIPHPYSKMYVLVQYNNSYFSDVMTLKNKKEIVTLDKLRAHTEYTFCVTSLRNSRRFNHTCLAFTTRDPVPGDLAPSTSTTTHYIMTILGCLFGMVIVLGAVYYCLRKRRTQEEKQKSVKVKKTILEMRYGADVEAGSVVHAAQKLGEPPVLPVSRMSSIPSMIGDKLPASKGLEAGLDTPKVTTKGNYMEVRTGSGGDGTARPEDDLPDLENGQGSAAEISTIAKEVDKVNQIINNCIDALKLDSASFLGGGGAGGDTELAFECQSLPAVTTASSATASGALERPSFLSPPYKESSHHPLQRQLSADAAVARKTCSVSSSGSIKSAKVFSLDVPDHPASAGLAKGDSKYIEKSSPLNSPLDRLPLVPAGSGAGGGGGVHHLEVKPAYHCSEHRHSFPALYYEEGADSLSQRVSFLKPLTRSKRDSTYSQLSPRHYYSGYSSSPEYSSESTHKIWERFRPYKKHHREEVYMAAGHALRKKVQFAKDEDLHDILDYWKGVSAQQKL, from the coding sequence ATGCTGCGCCTGGGGCTGTGTGCAGCCGCACTGCTGTGTGTGTGCCGGCCGGGCGCTGTGCGTGCCGACTGCTGGCTCATCGAGGGCGACAAGGGGTACGTGTGGCTGGCCATCTGCAGCCAGAACCAGCCGCCCTACGAGACCATCCCGCAGCACATCAACAGCACCGTGCACGACCTGCGGCTCAACGAGAACAAGCTCAGGGCCGTGCTCTACTCCTCCCTCAACCGCTTCGGGAACCTCACCGACCTCAACCTCACCAAGAACGAGATCTCCTACATCGAGGATGGCGCCTTCCTGGGCCAGGCGAGCCTGCAGGTGCTGCAGCTGGGCTACAACAAACTCAGCAACCTGACAGAGGGCATGCTCCGCGGCATGGGCCGCCTGCAGTTCCTCTTCCTGCAGCACAACCTCATCGAGCTGGTGACGCCTGCCGCCTTCTCCGAGTGCCCTAGCCTCATCAGCATCGACCTGTCCTCCAACCGCCTCAGCCGCCTGGACGGCGCCACCTTTGCAGGCCTGGCCAGCCTCATGGTATGCGAGCTGGCCGGCAACCCCTTCAACTGTGAGTGCGACCTCTTTGGCTTCCTGGCCTGGCTCGTGGTCTTCAACAATGTCACCAAGAACTATGACCGCCTGCAGTGCGAGTCCCCGCGGGAGTTTGCCGGCTACCCGCTGCTGGTGCCCCGGCCCTACCACAGCCTCAATGCCATCACCGTGCTCCAGGCCAAGTGCCGCAATGGCTCGCTGCCCGCCAGGCCTGCCAGCCACCCTACCACGCCCTACGCCACCTACGCCCAGCGGGAGCCTGATGAGAACTCGGGCTTCAGCCCCGACGACATCCTTTCGGCTGAGCCCCCGGCCTCGTCCACCACGGATGCGTCCGCGGGGCCGGCCATCAAGCTGCACCACGTCACCTTCACGTCGGCCACCCTGGTGGTCATCATCCCCCACCCCTACAGCAAGATGTACGTCCTGGTCCAGTACAACAACAGCTACTTCTCCGATGTCATGACGCTCAAGAACAAGAAAGAGATCGTCACGCTGGACAAGCTGCGGGCGCACACTGAGTATACCTTCTGTGTCACTTCCCTGCGCAATAGCCGCCGTTTCAACCACACCTGCCTCGCCTTCACCACGCGGGACCCAGTCCCGGGCGACCTGGCGCCCagcacctccaccaccacccactACATCATGACCATCCTGGGCTGCCTGTTCGGCATGGTCATCGTGCTGGGAGCCGTGTACTACTGCCTGCGCAAGCGACGCACgcaggaggaaaagcagaagtCCGTCAAGGTCAAGAAGACCATCCTGGAGATGCGTTACGGAGCTGACGTGGAGGCAGGGTCTGTGGTCCATGCTGCCCAGAAGCTGGGCGAGCCCCCCGTGCTGCCTGTGTCCCGCATGTCCTCCATCCCATCCATGATCGGGGACAAGCTGCCCGCCTCCAAGGGGCTGGAGGCGGGGCTGGACACACCCAAGGTAACCACCAAGGGCAACTACATGGAGGTGCGCACGGGCTCGGGCGGGGATGGCACGGCCCGGCCTGAGGACGACCTCCCGGACCTGGAGAACGGCCAGGGCTCAGCCGCCGAGATCTCGACCATCGCCAAGGAGGTGGATAAGGTGAACCAGATCATTAACAACTGCATCGATGCCCTCAAGCTGGACTCGGCCTCTTTCCTGGGGGGTGGCGGTGCAGGCGGGGACACAGAGCTGGCCTTCGAGTGCCAGTCCCTCCCTGCGGTCACCACCGCCTCCTCAGCCACCGCCTCTGGGGCACTGGAGCGGCCCAGCTTCCTGTCACCCCCCTACAAGGAGAGCTCCCACCACCCGCTACAGCGCCAGCTGAGCGCCGATGCCGCGGTGGCCCGCAAGACCTGCAGCGTCTCATCCAGCGGCTCCATCAAGAGTGCCAAGGTCTTCAGCCTGGACGTGCCTGACCACCCGGCGTCGGCGGGGCTGGCCAAGGGCGACTCCAAGTACATCGAGAAGAGCAGCCCTCTCAACAGCCCGCTGGACCGGCTCCCGCTGGTGCCCGCAGGCAGCGGCGCGGGTGGCGGGGGCGGGGTCCACCACCTGGAGGTGAAGCCCGCCTACCACTGCAGCGAGCACCGGCACAGCTTCCCGGCCCTGTACTACGAGGAGGGCGCGGACAGCCTGAGCCAGCGCGTGTCCTTCCTGAAGCCGCTGACCCGCTCCAAGCGGGACTCCACCTACTCGCAGCTCTCCCCCAGACACTACTATTCAGGGTACTCGTCCAGCCCTGAGTACTCCTCGGAGAGCACGCACAAGATCTGGGAGCGCTTCCGGCCCTACAAGAAGCACCACCGGGAGGAGGTGTACATGGCCGCCGGCCACGCCCTGCGCAAGAAGGTCCAGTTCGCCAAGGACGAGGACCTGCACGATATCCTCGATTACTGGAAGGGGGTCTCGGCCCAGCAGAAGCTGTGA